CCAAAAAAACACAGCCGGAGAGCAGGACCCGGGTCCAGACCCAGCGCTAGCAGATGATGTGGGCTCAGTGTTTTGCCGGCCTGTATGCATTAGATACGACTGGCCCGACGGCCTTGGTCAGGAAACACGTCCGTACCCCAGCCCCGTCCACTGACCGAGGCATTTCTCTCCAGTGGTCTGCGCTCCCACTTACTGCTGTGACGATGCTGGGCACCCTCTTAGGGCTCTCCACCTGTCATCTCACGTGATCCTCCTAAGAGGCCTGAGCACTGGCTAGTCATTGCCGGCATTTGAGAAATGAAGGCTCAGGAAAGTGAACAGGGGAGCTCGAGGTCACAGGTGCCAAGCAGTGAAGGTGGGGGTGGAACCCAGTTCTGCTTCCAGTGAGGCAAGCCAACGCCTACCCAACCTACCTGCCCTGCACCGCCCGGGACAGGCTCCCACCTGAGGGTGTCCATGCCGCTTCACGTCCATGAGGGCAAAGGAGCAGATGTCGCCGACCCCCGCCACGTCCACAGTAAAGTGCCGAAAGAAGTCGATAATTTCCAAGGCCCGGGGCCGAAACCAGAAGAGCAGAAACAAGGGCGTGAGGACAGGGGACAGGAGCTCCTCCACCAGGGAGACCTGGAGAAAGCAGGCCCGAGGCTGAGAAAGCCTTTCGGAGGGCAACCAGACTCGCCTGGCAGGCAACCTCCAACCCCGTCCATTCCGGGGGCCTCCCCCAGACCCCCGAGGGCAGCCAAAAGCCTCCACAGCCTGGCCGGCTTCCGGCGTGACCCTCACCGCTCGGTATTGCAACAGCCGCGCCATCTGCCTGTAAGAGCTGGTCCTGCCGGCAGGGCCGGTCTCCTCGGGGAGGTAGTGCATGTGGGCCAAGGCCGCCTGCAGCAGGAGCTGCGGCGAACGACCTTGGCCTTGCTCATCGGGAATGAAAGACCTAGAGGgcgggatcggggtggggaaagAAGGCGGCCTGCGGTTCAGAGGAtgtgcggggggtggggtgggggtacgCTAGCGGGGGGGAGCggggagtggagagggaggggtgCACGGAGGCTCCAACCCAGGACCGAGGAAGGGccccccctccccggccctcTGCCATCGCACCTGGCCACCGTGGCTGCGATCCCAAGCGCGGTCATGGCAGTGAGCACGTGCTCCACGGCGAGCACGTCCTCGTCGTACACGGTGAGCACCAGCAGCGCGGCCAAGGGCGCGCCGGCGAAGAAGACGAGCTGACGGGCCAGCAGCGCCAGCAGGGGCGCGGGGGGCGCGGCGGCGCGCAGGAAGGCGGCGGCCGGGCGGTAGGCGCGGGCCAGGCGCGCGCGCAGCTCGTGCGGCAGCTCGTTGAAGTGGCGCAGCTGCAGGCGGGCCAGGCGGGACCAGCGGCGCGTCCCCAGCGCGCCGGGCTCGCGCCGCAGCAGCTCGGCGTGGCTGTAGAAGGCGTGCAGCACCTGCCAGGCCAGCACCAGCGGGCTCAGCGCCAGGTTCGCGGCCGCCAGCAGCAGCACCGTGCGCCGCCAGCGCGCGGCCAGGGCGGCCCGCCGGTCGCCGCGCTTGTAGGCGTCGGGCAGCTCCCAGCCGCCGCGGAAGAGCGAGAAGGGCCCGCGGAAGAGGAGCAGGTCGACGTTGAGCGCCAGGCCGCGGCTGAGGAAGGCCGCGCCGCCGCCCCAGGGCAGCGCGGCGCGGGCGGGCAGCAGCCCTTTGTTGGCCAGCGCCACCTGGTAGTTGGTGTAGCGCAGGATGCGGTGGTGGACGTCCAGCTCCGTCAGCGGCCTCGGCTGCACGCACAGCCCCCCGCTCCTCTGCAGCGCCAGCAGGCGGGACTGCACCTCTGCCCagggcaccgagctgagctcctcCTGCGGAGAGCCGACTGCTGAGGCCAGCGCCCCTGACTCCTGTCCATCACGATGCCCACCCTCCGCGTGGCCAGAGAGGCATCCCCCCGGCCTTACCCGGGGCCCTCCCGCCAGAAACCTACCGCCTTTCACGGCAGTCCCTTCGCCTTCCTCTCTTTGCCACCGACCAGCGGCACCTCATCCTCGGTCTGAACCGccctccccaggcccctgcccctcctGGGCCAGGAGTCACTTGCTCCCGAGGGACCCTTCATGAGTTAAACTCCATAGGTATGTGAGCTCGGCCCCTTCCAAGTAGATCTTCCAGACACGCCCCCTCCCCGTCCTGGCAGCCCTGCATGCAAAAGGCGCACCACAGCTGCAGGTAACTGGGCGATCACTTTCTCCTTCCTAGGGTGCCAGCCAGCCGGGCGCAGAAGCCCCACAAGCTTTTACCTCGGCGTGCTTGgagaccccacccccatccccatcccctccATCAGATTAACCTTCCTAAGACAGTGGCCAGGTCCCtatctggggtggggtggggggtggccatCAGACCTCACTTGCTGCTCAGCTGCAAAACTCATCTTAGCCCAGTTTCACCCAGCTTCCCCAATCCAGCTTAGTCACGTCCCTTCAGGCCAGCCTCTCCAGTCCACCCCAGGGTCTCCCCTACCTCTGAAAGGAAgtggagaagaggagaaagaaggaaggagaaagagaaggggtcAGGCGCCTTCCCGGAGGAGCGGTGGTCCAGCTCCCGATCTTCCCTGCGTCCGTCCCCAGCCCTCTGCTGTGGCTCGGGCTCCCCTACTCAAGGGGGCTTTCGGAGGACCTCTCCCCTTTGCTGCACTGGAGGGCGGTAGAAGGTTCTGGACTTCTGAGGGGAGCAAGGGAAGTTGACTGCCGAAGGTAGCCTTTGTGCTGTGCCTTAGAGAAAGAATTAGGTACACAGGCAGACGAGCGAGACCAAGAGGAGGAGAGAGCGAAGTGTGGCCAGGGACAGTGAAGGGGCCCACGAAGCAGCTTCCTGCAAAGTGAAGCCAGAAAGCGGGGTGGGCTCCCCCGACAGGGGCCTGAACACTCAGTGGCAAGCTGGTAGGTCAGTCTCCTCATCACTGCCCGAGATGCTCactgctcctccccacccctttccGTCATGGGGCCTGGAACGCCTCCTCACAGCCTATCCTTCCCAGCTGGGTCTCAGTTCCTCCTGCTTCGTCAAACCAGAGGACCGCCCCTCTAAGTCCCCAGCGTCTGAGCCACAAGTACATATCTTCCATAACCATCTGCATCAACTAAGCCCCACAACAGTAAGGACCTCAGGTTCTCAGGGGTGGTACCCCACTTCCTAGCATTATTTGGGGCTAAGCCTAGGTAGGTGTGTCACAAAGGTCTTCTGCCCTCTTTCCAGTGGCTCCTCCTGTCTGCACAGGCCACCgctcctccccatcctccacccccccagccccctgaCATGGCACCCCGCCACAGACACACTCATCCAACTCACCGGGGGGATGTGCAGGGCCTCCCTGTAAAACACCTGGATGTCCCAGTAGCTGAAGAGGTTGCAGACCGAGCGGAGCAGCTGGAACAGCCAGAAGGCAGCAGCCAGGATCAGCAGGAAGACCAAGAGGGGGCTGGAGCAGATCCTGTGTGAGGCAAAACAGACAGCAGGGACAAAGTAGGGGCCCCATAGGAAGGGAGGCCAGTCTTGGGGAGCGATGGAGGTCATGGAGAGGGGGCCCTGCCAGACCAGTGATTCTCAGTGTAGGTCCTAGAGGTCCCCCAACCCTTGTGTCTGCAAGGTCAAAACTTCTCAGCTAATATTCAGGTTTTCTgccattttcattctcattctccCAAGAGTATCCAGTGGGCTTTTCCAGACTCTGTGTAACACCATGTTCACAGACGGGATGTATGTTCCCACATTCGTAGATTTTAAAGCCATTCTCAGTTTTGATGTCTAACAAGGTAAATGCAGATAGGATGCTCGAAACAAAAGCCCCTGGGAGTTGGTTCTCAACAAACAAATATTAAGTGTATTAAAGGTGTATTCTCCACCAATATTAAGTGGATTAAAGGTGTTCTCAAACCAAAACCTCGGAGAATGGCTGATCTAGACCAAGGAACAAAAGGAGGGGATACTTTTGCGTTGGTCTCCGCCAGCCCCTGCCCCCGCCAGCTTTCACTCACCGCTGGGCACATTGTGAGGAGGGTAGGACGGCGTCCGACAAGGTCACTTTGCTGTGGAGTGGCCCAGGTCGTGTTCGGTTACTTGATTGGTTGGCAAAAAGAACACTGTAATCCACGCAACGCAGGAGGAAGGTTGTGAAGGTGACGATGAAAATGAATTGTCTGGGACGAGAGGAAGAGCGGTGCTCAAGCCTGAGGGCCGAGTGggctcctgccccagccccaggcctgccAGGTTGGTCAGCCCCTCCTGCTGGGCCCCTGGGCACATCTCACCCCAGCTGGAAGACATCCTCCAGCAGGATACAGGTAAAGCCATTCCTCTGGTGGTAGCTGTAGATGTGGCCGCAAGTCAAGAAGTCAGCCTGAAGCATGATGGGCTTTTCCTGAGAATGCCTCCCGATCCCCCGCCAAGTCCCCAGCCCACGGCACCCATCCCCCTGCCTGCCCCTTCTGCCAGGCTGCGCACAGAAAGGATATCTTGGTAAAGAAGCTGTCCAGGTTCTGGATGTGGTGCCAGGAGCCTGGGCACAGAAGGGAGAGCGTTGGGGCGTGGCGCTCACCTGACTCCATGCCCTCAAGCTGCTGCCAGCCTGGGGCGGGGTTGCGGGGGAGCAACCCTAGAGCCCCACACCCACCCGCTCACCTCGGAGCCCTTCCGGCACATGAAGCAGGGGCTGCTGCTCCTCCCCATGGAGGGGTGAATCTTGGGACCCCTCGGGGTCACCGTCCTCCAGCCGCTCGTAATCCTGCTCAGGGATCAGAGGGCCTATCCGCAGCCCAGGAGAGTCCTGGGGGCATCggcatgggggagggggagtcccCGAGGCCGGAGGAGGGGCAGAGTGGGAACCCCAGAGAGGGGGAGCAGAGACAGGTGTCATGGAGGGCTGGGGCTGCGCTGGGGGGGTGGCGTGGGTGGGGGGGACACTGTGGCAAGGCTGAGAAGCCCCTGGGGACTGCACCGCTGGGCAGGGGAGCCCCGAGGCTGAAGGAGGAGCTGAGGAAGGGGTCCTTCTTGTGGGAGGGACAGGGGACAGAGAGAAGGAGACCCTCCCCGCCCCAGGTCCCcgacagggaggaggaggaagaggaggcagtGGCGTGGGGAGCAGGGGCACGGATCCAGGCCCCAGGTCTCCCCACCGCCCCAACCGCCCCCTGGTCCCCCCCCAGCCCATTCGCCTCACCATCAGGCCAGCGGCTTCTCCTGAAAGCTTGGAAGGATGGGAGCTGCTGCCGTTTCCGCAGAGGGCTGCGTTGCTGAGCAGGGACTTTGACAACTAGGACGGGTTGACAACAACAGCTCCATGACTCAGTGGGGGCAGGCCTCAGGCGTCCCAACTCGCAGTCACCAGTCCGACCACTCACACCCCTTCCAGGGCAACCTGCGGCCAAACCTCTTAGGgctcca
This is a stretch of genomic DNA from Dama dama isolate Ldn47 chromosome 18, ASM3311817v1, whole genome shotgun sequence. It encodes these proteins:
- the ATG9B gene encoding autophagy-related protein 9B, which produces MVRRMGWGGTRGRLGRWGDLGPGSVPLLPTPLPPLPPPPCRGPGAGRVSFSLSPVPPTRRTPSSAPPSASGLPCPAVQSPGASQPCHSVPPTHATPPAQPQPSMTPVSAPPLWGSHSAPPPASGTPPPPCRCPQDSPGLRIGPLIPEQDYERLEDGDPEGSQDSPLHGEEQQPLLHVPEGLRGSWHHIQNLDSFFTKIYSYHQRNGFTCILLEDVFQLGQFIFIVTFTTFLLRCVDYSVLFANQSSNRTRPGPLHSKVTLSDAVLPSSQCAQRICSSPLLVFLLILAAAFWLFQLLRSVCNLFSYWDIQVFYREALHIPPEELSSVPWAEVQSRLLALQRSGGLCVQPRPLTELDVHHRILRYTNYQVALANKGLLPARAALPWGGGAAFLSRGLALNVDLLLFRGPFSLFRGGWELPDAYKRGDRRAALAARWRRTVLLLAAANLALSPLVLAWQVLHAFYSHAELLRREPGALGTRRWSRLARLQLRHFNELPHELRARLARAYRPAAAFLRAAAPPAPLLALLARQLVFFAGAPLAALLVLTVYDEDVLAVEHVLTAMTALGIAATVARSFIPDEQGQGRSPQLLLQAALAHMHYLPEETGPAGRTSSYRQMARLLQYRAVSLVEELLSPVLTPLFLLFWFRPRALEIIDFFRHFTVDVAGVGDICSFALMDVKRHGHPQWLSEGQTEASLSQRAEDGKTELSLMRFSLVHPQWRPPGHSSKFLGHLRGRVQQDAAAWGASSLRSPPAPGILSTSPSPLPEAFLANLLVQPLRPPQDLSPTAPCPAAATASLLASLSRITQDSSCVSPGGTGGQKLAQLPELASAEMSLHAIYLHQLHQQQQQQELWGEASASPLSRPWPSPPQTLSPDEEKPCWSSDGSSPASSPRQQWRAQRTQSLFPGGLQEPTDTQKEPGQATGTD